GTCAAGATCGACGGCGAGTTCCACCCCACCGAGTACGAGCCGCTCACCCCCCAGGACACCCGCAAGCTGATGTACGCGCTGATGGACGAGAAGCAGCAGCGGCAGTTCGAGGAGTCGAAGGAGCTCGACTTCTCCTTCAGCCTTCCGGGCAGCGGCCGCTTCCGCGTCAACGTCTTTTTTCAGCGCGGCTCCGTGGGCGGGGTGTTGCGCGTGGTGCCGACGGTGATCAAGTCCTTCGACGAGCTGGGCCTGCCCAAGAACATCGGCGAGCTGGCGCTCAGCCCCCGCGGGCTGCTGCTGGTGACCGGGCCCACGGGTTCGGGCAAGTCGACCACGCTGGCGGCGATGCTCGACTACATCAACGAGAACCGCCGGGCCCACATCGTCACCATCGAGGACCCGATCGAGTTCTTCCACAAGCACAAGATGTCGATCATCAACCAGCGCGAGGTGGGCACGGACACCCAGGGCTTCCACGAGGCGCTGCGCAGCGTGCTGCGCCAGGCGCCCGACGTGATCCTGGTCGGCGAGATGCGCGACTACGACACGATCTCGGCCGCGATCACCGCCGCGGAGACCGGCCACCTGGTCATGGGCACCCTGCACACCAACTCGGCGCCCGAGACGATCGACCGCATCATCGACGTCTTCCCGCAGAACCAGCAGGAGCAGGTGCGGGTGCAGCTTTCCAACAACCTGGTGGCCGTGCTCACCCAGCAGCTGCTGCCCAAGGCCTTCGGCGACGGCCGCGTGCTCGCCTACGAGCTGATGGTGGCCACCCCGGCGGTGCGGGCGCTGATCCGCGAGGGCAAGAGCCACCAGCTCACCAGCGTGATCCAGACCGGCGGGCAGTTCGGCATGATCACGATGGACGCCCACCTGGCCGACCTCTACCGGCGCAAGGTGCTCTCCTACGAGACCGCGCTCTCGCGCGCCGTCGACCCCAAGGAGTTTACCCGCCTGGCCGGCGTGGGCGCGGGGAGCAGCGTGCCCGGCGGCACCCCGACCCCGCGCCGCCGCTAGCGTATCGGGAGCGGCTGCAAGGTGCCGCGACGGGTTGACGCGTTCCGGGGCCGCGGGAATAATTAAGCCATCCGGCGCTGCCGGTGGCCCCCTATGACGGAGCCGAACGCGTTGCTCACGCTAAAACACGTTACCAAGCGCTTTCCGGGCGTGGTAGCCGTGGACGGCGTCAGCCTGGAGGTGCGTCCGGGGGAGGTGCACGCCCTGCTCGGCGAGAACGGGGCCGGGAAGACGACCCTGGTCAGCCTCCTCTACGGCCTCTACCCCCCCGACGCGGGGGAGATTTTTTGGCAGGGGCGGCCGGTGCGGATCCGCTCCCCCCAGGAGGCCATCCGCCTGGGGATCGGGCTGGTGCCGCAGCACCCGCTCCTGGTGCGGGCGCACACGGTGCTCGAGAACCTGGCCCTGGGCATGCCCCGGGGCTTCCTCTTTCCCACCCGCGGGCTCGAGTCCCGCATCGCCGAGCTGACGCGGCACTACGGCTTCCGCTTCGACCCCCACGCCCCCGTCTGGCAGCTTTCCGAGGGCGAGAAGCAGCGGGTGGAGATCGTGCGCGCGCTGCTGCAGGGGGCGAGGCTGCTCGTCCTCGACGAGCCCACCTCGGTTCTCACCCCCCAGGAGGCGCGCGAGCTGTTCAAGGTGATCCGCCGCATGCGCGCCGAGGGGGAGGCGGTGATCTTCATCAGCCACAAGCTCGACGAGGTGCTCGAGGTGGCCGACCGCATCAGCGTGCTGCGCAAGGGGCGGCTGGTGGGGACGATCGCGCGTGAGGAGGCCGACAAGGCCGAGCTGGCGCGGATGATGGTGGGGCGGCAGGTCAGCTTCGAGCGCCGCAAGCCGCCGGCGCAGCCCGGGGAGGTGGTGCTCGAGCTCACCGAGGTGCACGCCGCGAGCGACCGCGGCCTGCCCGCGTTGCGCGGCGTCGACCTGCGGGTGCGCGCCGGCGAGATCCTGGGCCTGGCCGGCGTGGCCGGCAGCGGCCAGCGCGAGCTCGTCGAGGTGGTGACGGGGCTGCGCCGCCCCGAGCGCGGCGAGGCGCGGGTGCTCGGCCGGGCGCCCTGGAGCCGCCAACGCGCGCGCATCGCCCACATCCCCGAAGACCGCCGCCGCCAGGGGGTGGCCGGCGGCCTCGACCTGGCCGAGAACCTGATCCTGCACGACTACGCCCGGCCCCC
This genomic stretch from Oceanithermus profundus DSM 14977 harbors:
- a CDS encoding type IV pilus twitching motility protein PilT, encoding MQKVPDIVDLLKLSVEREASDLVITVALPPMVKIDGEFHPTEYEPLTPQDTRKLMYALMDEKQQRQFEESKELDFSFSLPGSGRFRVNVFFQRGSVGGVLRVVPTVIKSFDELGLPKNIGELALSPRGLLLVTGPTGSGKSTTLAAMLDYINENRRAHIVTIEDPIEFFHKHKMSIINQREVGTDTQGFHEALRSVLRQAPDVILVGEMRDYDTISAAITAAETGHLVMGTLHTNSAPETIDRIIDVFPQNQQEQVRVQLSNNLVAVLTQQLLPKAFGDGRVLAYELMVATPAVRALIREGKSHQLTSVIQTGGQFGMITMDAHLADLYRRKVLSYETALSRAVDPKEFTRLAGVGAGSSVPGGTPTPRRR
- a CDS encoding ABC transporter ATP-binding protein, translating into MTEPNALLTLKHVTKRFPGVVAVDGVSLEVRPGEVHALLGENGAGKTTLVSLLYGLYPPDAGEIFWQGRPVRIRSPQEAIRLGIGLVPQHPLLVRAHTVLENLALGMPRGFLFPTRGLESRIAELTRHYGFRFDPHAPVWQLSEGEKQRVEIVRALLQGARLLVLDEPTSVLTPQEARELFKVIRRMRAEGEAVIFISHKLDEVLEVADRISVLRKGRLVGTIAREEADKAELARMMVGRQVSFERRKPPAQPGEVVLELTEVHAASDRGLPALRGVDLRVRAGEILGLAGVAGSGQRELVEVVTGLRRPERGEARVLGRAPWSRQRARIAHIPEDRRRQGVAGGLDLAENLILHDYARPPFARGPLIDRRAVYAFAREQVARYRIDPPDPHTPARLLSGGNLQKLILARELHGEPPLIVAVHPTYGLDVGATELVHELLIEQSRGGAAVLLVSEDLDEVLALADRVAVIQGGRIVGEVPAEAADRERIGLWMAGVEA